Proteins encoded by one window of Agelaius phoeniceus isolate bAgePho1 chromosome 3, bAgePho1.hap1, whole genome shotgun sequence:
- the WASF1 gene encoding actin-binding protein WASF1 isoform X2, whose translation MPLVKRNIDPRHLCHTALPRGIKNELECVTNISLANIIRQLSSLSKYAEDIFGELFNEAHSFSFRVNSLQERVDRLSVSVTQLDPKEEELSLQDITMRKAFRSSTIQDQQLFDRKTLPIPLQETYDICEQPPPLNILTPYRDDGKEGLKFYTNPSYFFDLWKEKMLQDTEDKRKEKRKQKQKNLDRPHEPEKVPRAPHDRRREWQKLAQGPELAEDDANLLHKHIEVANGPASHFESRSQAYVDHIDGSYSLSALPYSQMSELLSRAEERVLVRPHEPPPPPPMHGAAEAKPVPPCVSSTPGLVENRPQSPATGRTPVFVSPTPPPPPPPPLPSALSTSSLRAAMTSTPPPPVPPPPPPPTAALQAPAVPPPPAPLQIAPGVLHPAPPPVAPPLAQPSPPVPRAAQVCEALPVHPVPPQAEVQGLPPPPPPPPLPPPGIRPSSPVTVANLSHPPPVLHPPPTTIVPGPHAPIMPPSPPSQVIPAPEPKRHPSTLPVISDARSVLLEAIRKGIQLRKVEEQREQEAKHERIENDVATILSRRIAVEYSDSEDDSEFDEVDWLE comes from the exons ATGCCTCTGGTAAAAAGGAACATAGACCCCAGGCACTTGTgccacacagctctgccccgAGGTATCAAGAATGAGTTGGAATGTGTCACCAATATTTCCTTGGCAAATATAATCAGACAACTGAGTAGCCTAA GTAAATATGCTGAAGATATATTTGGTGAACTTTTCAATGAAGCACACAGTTTCTCATTTAGAGTCAACTCCTTACAGGAACGTGTAGATCGCTTGTCTGTCAGTGTTACACAACTCGATCCAAAGGAAGAGGAAT tgtcactgcaggacatTACAATGAGAAAAGCTTTCCGGAGTTCCACGATACAAGACCAGCAGCTGTTTGACCGCAAAACTCTGCCAATTCCTTTGCAAGAAACTTATGACATCTGTGAACAGCCTCCTCCGCTTAACATTCTCACCCCTTACAG GGATGATGGAAAAGAGGGTTTGAAGTTCTATACCAATCCTTCATATTTCTTTGATCtgtggaaggaaaaaatgttGCAGGACACAGaggacaaaagaaaagaaaagaggaagcaGAAG CAGAAAAATTTAGATCGCCCTCACGAACCAGAGAAAGTGCCAAGGGCACCTCATGACAGACGGAGAGAGTGGCAGAAGCTAGCCCAAGGTCCAGAGCTGGCAGAAGATGATGCTAACCTCTTACATAAGCACATTGAAGTTGCTAATGGCCCAGCTTCACATTTTGAATCAAg ATCCCAAGCCTACGTGGACCACATTGACGGGTCGTATTCCCTTTCTGCCCTGCCCTACAGCCAGAtgtcagagctgctgagcagagccGAGGAGCGCGTGCTGGTGCGGCCCCacgagccgccgccgccgccccccatGCACGGCGCCGCCGAGGCCAAGCCCGTGCCTCCCTGCGTCAG TTCTACTCCTGGCTTGGTAGAAAATCGTCCTCAGTCACCAGCAACAGGCAGAACACCGGTGTTTGTGAGCCCCACTCctcctccaccaccaccaccacctcttCCATCTGCTTTGTCAACTTCATCATTAAGAGCTGCAATGACTTCCACCCCTCCACCCCCAGTCCCACCCCCACCACCccctcccacagctgctctgcaggccccagctgtgccacctcCGCCAGCTCCTCTCCAGATAGCTCCTGGAGTTCTTCATCCAGCTCCGCCTCCAGTTGCTCCTCCCCTAGCACAGCCctctccccctgtccccagagccgCCCAGGTGTGCGAAGCTCTGCCTGTTCACCCAGTTCCTCCACAAGCTGAAGTACAGGGACTTCCTCCACCACCCCCACCTCCTCCCCTGCCACCTCCTGGCATCAGACCCTCCTCCCCTGTCACAGTTGCAAACCTTTCTCACCCTCCTCCTGTTCTGCACCCTCCTCCCACAACCATTGTCCCTGGCCCTCATGCACCCATAATGCCTCCGTCTCCACCATCCCAAGTGATTCCTGCTCCTGAGCCCAAACGCCATCCTTCAACTCTGCCTGTGATCAGTGATGCTAGGAGCGTTCTGCTGGAAGCAATACGGAAAG GCATTCAGCTCCGCAAAGtggaggagcagcgggagcaggAAGCAAAGCACGAGCGCATTGAGAACGACGTCGCCACCATCCTCTCCCGTCGCATCGCTGTGGAATACAGTGATTCAGAAGATGATTCAGAATTTGATGAAGTAGATTGGCTAGAGTAA
- the WASF1 gene encoding actin-binding protein WASF1 isoform X1, whose translation MPLVKRNIDPRHLCHTALPRGIKNELECVTNISLANIIRQLSSLSKYAEDIFGELFNEAHSFSFRVNSLQERVDRLSVSVTQLDPKEEELSLQDITMRKAFRSSTIQDQQLFDRKTLPIPLQETYDICEQPPPLNILTPYRDDGKEGLKFYTNPSYFFDLWKEKMLQDTEDKRKEKRKQKKNLDRPHEPEKVPRAPHDRRREWQKLAQGPELAEDDANLLHKHIEVANGPASHFESRSQAYVDHIDGSYSLSALPYSQMSELLSRAEERVLVRPHEPPPPPPMHGAAEAKPVPPCVSSTPGLVENRPQSPATGRTPVFVSPTPPPPPPPPLPSALSTSSLRAAMTSTPPPPVPPPPPPPTAALQAPAVPPPPAPLQIAPGVLHPAPPPVAPPLAQPSPPVPRAAQVCEALPVHPVPPQAEVQGLPPPPPPPPLPPPGIRPSSPVTVANLSHPPPVLHPPPTTIVPGPHAPIMPPSPPSQVIPAPEPKRHPSTLPVISDARSVLLEAIRKGIQLRKVEEQREQEAKHERIENDVATILSRRIAVEYSDSEDDSEFDEVDWLE comes from the exons ATGCCTCTGGTAAAAAGGAACATAGACCCCAGGCACTTGTgccacacagctctgccccgAGGTATCAAGAATGAGTTGGAATGTGTCACCAATATTTCCTTGGCAAATATAATCAGACAACTGAGTAGCCTAA GTAAATATGCTGAAGATATATTTGGTGAACTTTTCAATGAAGCACACAGTTTCTCATTTAGAGTCAACTCCTTACAGGAACGTGTAGATCGCTTGTCTGTCAGTGTTACACAACTCGATCCAAAGGAAGAGGAAT tgtcactgcaggacatTACAATGAGAAAAGCTTTCCGGAGTTCCACGATACAAGACCAGCAGCTGTTTGACCGCAAAACTCTGCCAATTCCTTTGCAAGAAACTTATGACATCTGTGAACAGCCTCCTCCGCTTAACATTCTCACCCCTTACAG GGATGATGGAAAAGAGGGTTTGAAGTTCTATACCAATCCTTCATATTTCTTTGATCtgtggaaggaaaaaatgttGCAGGACACAGaggacaaaagaaaagaaaagaggaagcaGAAG AAAAATTTAGATCGCCCTCACGAACCAGAGAAAGTGCCAAGGGCACCTCATGACAGACGGAGAGAGTGGCAGAAGCTAGCCCAAGGTCCAGAGCTGGCAGAAGATGATGCTAACCTCTTACATAAGCACATTGAAGTTGCTAATGGCCCAGCTTCACATTTTGAATCAAg ATCCCAAGCCTACGTGGACCACATTGACGGGTCGTATTCCCTTTCTGCCCTGCCCTACAGCCAGAtgtcagagctgctgagcagagccGAGGAGCGCGTGCTGGTGCGGCCCCacgagccgccgccgccgccccccatGCACGGCGCCGCCGAGGCCAAGCCCGTGCCTCCCTGCGTCAG TTCTACTCCTGGCTTGGTAGAAAATCGTCCTCAGTCACCAGCAACAGGCAGAACACCGGTGTTTGTGAGCCCCACTCctcctccaccaccaccaccacctcttCCATCTGCTTTGTCAACTTCATCATTAAGAGCTGCAATGACTTCCACCCCTCCACCCCCAGTCCCACCCCCACCACCccctcccacagctgctctgcaggccccagctgtgccacctcCGCCAGCTCCTCTCCAGATAGCTCCTGGAGTTCTTCATCCAGCTCCGCCTCCAGTTGCTCCTCCCCTAGCACAGCCctctccccctgtccccagagccgCCCAGGTGTGCGAAGCTCTGCCTGTTCACCCAGTTCCTCCACAAGCTGAAGTACAGGGACTTCCTCCACCACCCCCACCTCCTCCCCTGCCACCTCCTGGCATCAGACCCTCCTCCCCTGTCACAGTTGCAAACCTTTCTCACCCTCCTCCTGTTCTGCACCCTCCTCCCACAACCATTGTCCCTGGCCCTCATGCACCCATAATGCCTCCGTCTCCACCATCCCAAGTGATTCCTGCTCCTGAGCCCAAACGCCATCCTTCAACTCTGCCTGTGATCAGTGATGCTAGGAGCGTTCTGCTGGAAGCAATACGGAAAG GCATTCAGCTCCGCAAAGtggaggagcagcgggagcaggAAGCAAAGCACGAGCGCATTGAGAACGACGTCGCCACCATCCTCTCCCGTCGCATCGCTGTGGAATACAGTGATTCAGAAGATGATTCAGAATTTGATGAAGTAGATTGGCTAGAGTAA